The genomic region aaaacgcatattttttaattataaccttcaaaagccccaaaaacttttttctaatttttttcaaatttcttccattataacttttttgttcaagagatacagagaaatttagaatctatgaaatttagagcgttttttaaactttgaaacgatatatcttcatgcccttgtacgtcaaaaaatgagttctccagcgccctccaaagaaaaccctgcatgatttctggtacatttttccatacgcatgaggtaactagctagaactataaaatcgatttttccaTGACTACTTTAaaatagagacttgcaaatggtctcaatctcttcgttacaacaagccgaataagtatattgatgatggaaacaacaaaaatatccgacatcattgaaaaattcaagatggcggtcattattgacagaaatttttatatcgcttgctatTCAGTTGTATCAGATAAGCGCTTGTAGTGGAGAGTTGTGTTCGATTTAGCTCCGTGTTTAGTCTTCGATTTCGATTAATAAGAAAAAGTGAATCACCAGAATTTTGCTAAGTTTGTTTAGTAAATTTATTGTGTACCTTTTGCATAAGTATCAGTTTTGGTTATTGTACAAGTAATAAGTTGAAGTCATTTCTAtctataatattcatagttgaggttaggttttagcTTGTCCAAATCAATAGCATTATTCCGAAAAAGCTATGAACTAAAGAAagagaattggactttgtacCGTACAATGCAGCGGTCACCTACAGCAAGGTGAGAGAGGTATTATCTTGTGAAAGGTTTCTCCGACGTTGTTTAGGTTTGAAAGTATAGAATCTCTAATCATATCACTTACTGGTCATCCATCTAACGAGATTAGTTCATTGCTATAGGAGACTATTTAATCATTTTCCAAACCAAATTGGTCATTCATTCATCTACGAAATAAATACTCAATATGGAAGCAAAAGTAGATGAGAttcttaataaattgaataaattacacagcttagaaaagaaaattgataatatctCAAGCAAATTCAATGAGGATTTGGAAAATCTCAAGAAATAAGTAGAAGAGATGAAATCTTAAATGAAATTAGAGCGAGAACAAAAAGAAAACTACTATAGAAGTAGGCCTAGGAATGTCATAATTTTCGGTATAAGAGGTGTTACTAATTATTGGGTTCTGAGAGAAGAGATAATTAGAATGTTAAATTATGTAGGTGTCAACATCAGAAATCAAGATATAGATAAATTTAAACGACTGAACCCTACCAAAGATGACGGACCAATTAGAGTGACATTCACGTCGACTTATACTAGGAATGAAGTActgaagaataattcaaattatcgAAAGAGAAAGACTTCGAACATGTAAGAATAAAGGAGGATCTGGATATGAACAACAAAACGAAACACGTATTTAAGGATCTTGGGAAGGACATGATAACTATCggaaaaaatgaacagttagATATTAAGTTATACATAAAATTGTAGATCTCTCAGGGAGAATTGGAGAGTTGAACAACTATTAGAAGAATTAGAGAACGTGGAATGGGACTCGCAGAAGTAAGAAGAGATGGCGAAATGTGTTTAATGATGGAAAATGATGTGATGCtgtattcaaatgaaaatggaCCATCAGCTGGAACAGGatttttgattaataatatacCGAAGAAGAAAATTATAAGCCCCAAGCAATACACTCACAGAATCTCTGTTATTATTTGGAAACTTCAAAATCACTTAAAGGGAAGAATCAACCGAAGAAGAAATCGAAGTTTTACGGAGATCTGGAAGAGGTTAGttatggaaaatgaaaaacaacttAATTATGTGTCATCTAAACACAAAAATAGGGAAGAACGATGGAGAGAAATGTGTTGGAAAATAAGGATACGACGACAGGAACGAACGTGGAGAGCGACTGGTTGAATATATTGAAGGGAAAAACATGTTTATAATGAACTCATTTTTCCAGAAAAATTAAGaaagaaatgaaatagatttttATAGTGGATAAGAAGTGTATTGTTCAGGATGTGGATACAGAAGACAAAATAAACACCGGAAGTGATCATTGACCTGTAAGAATTGAgttaaaagtaaaagaaaaccGAAGAAGATACCAGAAAAAAGATTCACAAGACTAACTACAGTCGTTTTGAAAGGTTTATCGTTTGGGGAGAAACTACAAATGAACTTGATTGAAGAAACGATTGATGAATTCGATGATTGCTAACAAACAAATTGACAAACGCTCTTAGAACAACAAGACGACAAATGCTAGGCAACGAACAAGAGAACAAGAAAAGGAAATTACCAAGGGAAATTACTAGAGAAAAGAAGGAAACTGAAACGATTTGGAagagaaaacattgaattcagcGAAACCTCAAAGCTTATAAGGAGAAAATGGAACGAATGGACAAGCAGGAGGAAAATATCTGATTTGGAAGAGACTATCAAGCTCGGCAATAGCATCAAGCAATTCAATAGGCTACAGCAACTTGGTAGAAACACGATGGTTGCTATGAAGAATGAAGGTGGAATCAAAGtgagagaaatagaagaaatattagCAATCATTTGTGATTTTTATCAGAAGCTCTACCATGCCGATGGATGTGAAAAGGACGTTTTTGGTTGAGGAAGTGAAGAACAGCAGAGGAACGAAGGTGAAGATGAAGAATACCCGCCTATTATGAAAATCGAGGTGAAGCGAGCAGTTGATCGCCTAAAGGAAGGGAAAGCAGGCGGCCCGGATGGAATCACCAACGAACACCTGAAAGCAGGCGGAAATGCTGTCATCGAAATATTGACAAAGCTATTCAATATATGTCTCAGGTGCGCCAGAATTCCAGAAATATGGTTATATCCAGCCTGATACTGCTTTTCAAGAAAGGTGATAGATATAAAGGAACTCAAGAACTATCGGCCTATAAGTCTTCTATCcagtatatacagagtgggtgaaaagtacgagaacggcttaatatctcacaCACAAAGGAAATTTGACGGTGGTTGTGATTGGGGATTctactcaaattaaaaaaaaactactctactatgactttaaaaatctggtccgccatcttggttccaccattttgaatgcaacttaatttttttttaataggaaggtggtcatgcgatacatgatttcgaaaggtaatttcaagaaaaaatgaatggcggaaaccgcatatcgatatctcaaaccttttcgaagatattcacattattaatcaatactattcaaagcagaaaaaaGTACGAGAACgccttagtatctcataaaaaatgtgatttaAAGGTGGATGTGATTGGGGATCTTAAGCTGCGGATCCACCAAACTTGTGTGCGGAACATGGTGTGCGCGAACATTTCTTCGCACAACAGTcgttttgaaaacattttattaGACCCTGCTCCACCTACAGTAAAAGTAGCGCACATTTTGTGACAGACACAAGTGCGCGAAGAAAATGTGCAGCACATTTAATTCTGTGGAGCTTGCAGTTGCTAACAAATTTCGATTCAGTATCCACCATGTCGAGTCTGGAGGAGGGTGTTTTAATTTGTTCTGCCGTTTGTATAGTTTTgggtaatttattgaaaaaaaatagagcAAAACCGCGAGTATTGGTGCGGCCTTTCCTGAAAAATCGTGAGTCAACAAAAGAATttgttgaagaattaaaaattgatcCTTTGAGTGGCTTTAAAAATGTTACACGAATTTCTTGTCATGATTTTGAGTACCTTTTGGGAAAAATTGGACCAATTATTGCTAAAAGAGACACAAATTATAGACAATGTGTTTCAGAGCAATTGAGACTCGCCATAACATTGAGATATCTAGCTACTGGTGATTCTTTCGTAAGCTTGATGTATTTGTTTAAAGTGTCTAGACAACTGATATCTTGTATTGTTCCCGAGGTGTGTTATGCTTTAATCTCTACGTTGAAAGAAGTCATAAAGGTAAGTTTGTACAATTACCCAATAATTAAGATTTAAGGTGAGGGGTGGGGAGGGGGAATAACACGCATCCTCCATTTTTCCCTGTGTGCtcttcaaattatattataaaataaatattttattataacaatataatcataataattataaatatattcaatattaattttcatttcgaatttttgttcaatcttaCTTTCGATAACGATATTAACTCCTGTGTGTGCAATATTTCTATTAACATCCACTACAACTTCACAATAACAAGTAACGTTTTGTGATGCATGTTATTACCTCTCGCCTCtaacacaataaaataaaaaataagtaataaaaaatgttgatttattatataaaaattataatacaaattttatgtaactttcaatgtaaatttgtaaattacttCATGTACCACGAATCGTCTACAGAATATTCCGTACTTTGATGGTCCACCCTTGTATCATTTGGGTTAGCTGTCGAATATAACTCATTGGACCGTGAAGATTGAGAATACTTGTCACGGTATGATGGCTCCCCCCGAATATGGTGATGGCATTGGTGTAGTATGATACTTTCCAATGCCAAGTATTGCATCATACAATAAGTTGTCGATATCTCTTTGCACTAGAAGTTTTATGCGATCATTTGGAATTTGCCGCAATTTAGCTGCGACACCAGTAGAAAAAACTTGTATCGCGTCATTATTTGTACGGTCAAGTTTTTCTTGCATATCTTTCATGACTTCATAGGCTTCTGATACCATTGCATCGTTTTTATTGTGTAGTCGCTGTCTTTTAGCTGTAGAACGCTTGATtggtagattgattgattgtagtgAGGTATCAACAGATTCCTTTGCCACTTGTTCATTTTCAGTAAACAGTTCTTCTCCACCTTGTTGTTGCATTTCAGttaactgaaaataaaaaaattgtttcagTTACCTAATACAAAAGATGAATGGATGGAGGTGGAACGTGGATTCAACGATTTATGGAATTTTCCTAACTGCCTGGGCGCAATAGATGGAAAACATGTTGTCATCCAAGCACCGAGAAATAGTGGAAGTGACTTTTTCAATTACAAATCGCAGTTTAGTATTGTACTTTTTGCATTAGTTGACGCTAAATATTCTTTTATGTATGTGGATGTAGGATGCAAAGGAAGAATTTCAGATGGGGGTATTTTTAGTAATAGCACTTTGTACAATAAACTGCGACAGGAACAATTAAATTTACCACCGCCTTGCAATTTACCAGGGAGAAATAAACCAATGCCCCACGTGATTCTGGCCGACGATGCTTTTGCATTAGACATAAATGTGATGAAACCTTATGCTGGAAAACACAACTTGGGAAGTAAAGAAAGAGTTTTCAACTATCGTCTAAGCAGAGCGAGGAGAatagttgaaaatgtttttgGAATAATGTCCTCCGTATTTCGAGTTTTAAGAAAACCTATGTTACTGGATAACGAAAAAGCTCAAATTATAACGTTGACATGTGTTCATCTACATAATTTTCTGATAAAGTCGCGAACATCATCTACACTGTACTGTCCGAATGGTTCGTTTGATAACGAAAATCTGGATACACGTGAAACCAATCCAGGATCATGGAGATTAGATAACACCCCAATGggaaatttatattcattacCACAAATGAGTCGTAGATTAAGAAGTGATGCTAAAGAAATCAGGGAATAATTTGCAAACTATTTTAAATCAGATATAGGAATGCTGTCATGGCAAGAAACTGTTGCGTAATCCAACAAAAGTGTACTTGTACTTAATGTTTATAGTAGCAGACAATGATGTCATTCAAACATTGTATgtcaactaattaataataatttaaagttttatatttttatttgagaaGTTATTCTTAGCAAgatttttgtataaataaaatagaaatgataaatgaaaaaataatattttttatgataatgaGCTTATTATCAATAAAGTCATTAAAAAAGAGATAGtctgttattaataataattaatttcttaatactaaattataataataataaatttatgtgatgtcaattttgtattattcatacatgaaaatgtagcTCACCTGATCATTTATGTCGTCTAGTGTGTTTATGCTTTCATTGGGCTCATCTCTGTCGTTTAAAAATTCCAAGTGTTGAAATCCGAACCACTTTGGGATGTACACTTCAGAAGCTGCAGAGCCCGTACGTTTTGAAgctttaattttttgtttctcCCGTCGAAACTGTGCCAATATTATCTTCCATTTCCGCAGAACCTCTGTTGCatcacacttgaaaatttcactaATCTTATTCATTGcgtaatgttttttatttctatttttatagtcCACATGACACACATCCCACATGACTGGCCTCATCTCTATTTCATTAATGAAactgataattttttcatttgtccATTCCATTTTTCAAAGAGGAATATCAAAATAtagaaaagtaaaaattgaacGGTCAGACAGAAACACAGGTTACGCACAAAATGTTTTCGCTCCGGTAGCAGAAGCTAAAATGAAGTGCGCAACAATGTTGACGAACACGATGTTCTCCCACCATCAAGACAAGTGCTGCACAAATTGTACGCGCACAGCCAGGCAGAGTGCGCGAACATTGTGCGTGTCTCAAAATctggtctgccatcttggatccgccattttgaatgcaactttatttttctaaataggaaggtggtcatgcgataaaCGATTTTTATAcagaattttaagaaaaaattaatggcgaaaaccgcacatcgatatcgcaaaccgttcagaagagaACCGTTAATGTGAGATATATCAGATTGGTTTTATCACCAAAGTGTtttagaattaaccaaactatgatgttcgagagaatcaTCACATTTCTACCACTCTTTTCAtgaattattcaacttcaaaaacttgaaacatacattttttcgggggcaatatttcactttccaccctgtaaatgtattcgCAGTAAACATACACTAGTGTTATTGGTACAGTGTTTtataatatttccaaagctttaaAATGACATCTGGTAAGGAGTCTGgtgaggctgtaagtccattaTTCCACGGTTGGAGCGTAatcggaaaaagagagaaaagtactgtttgcagcggaaaacacgctttttctaccaaatgccaatcccaacaattagaaaaccgtgtaactcatgactccttgaaggtacaaaATTGGGAATGATATCAATCTGTTTTTAATGATGAGTAGTAAGAGATTTTACAtaatggcaatctcaaaaatgtttgttatcatgaaaaaaacaagatgg from Nilaparvata lugens isolate BPH chromosome 11, ASM1435652v1, whole genome shotgun sequence harbors:
- the LOC120353587 gene encoding uncharacterized protein LOC120353587; the encoded protein is MEWTNEKIISFINEIEMRPVMWDVCHVDYKNRNKKHYAMNKISEIFKCDATEVLRKWKIILAQFRREKQKIKASKRTGSAASEVYIPKWFGFQHLEFLNDRDEPNESINTLDDINDQLTEMQQQGGEELFTENEQVAKESVDTSLQSINLPIKRSTAKRQRLHNKNDAMVSEAYEVMKDMQEKLDRTNNDAIQVFSTGVAAKLRQIPNDRIKLLVQRDIDNLLYDAILGIGKYHTTPMPSPYSGGAIIP